One region of Jatrophihabitans cynanchi genomic DNA includes:
- a CDS encoding glucose-6-phosphate dehydrogenase assembly protein OpcA → MTTLWDTTGTAVVKALAAERRTGGGVTSGLALTLVVVLDEKDTADVEAAVSIAAARHPMRVLAVIRRQLDAPVPRLDAEVEIGGRYGPVESVVLRMYGRLGLHAESVTLPLLAPDAPVVTWWYSETPQVIAQDPLGVFADRRITNVIRDPDPAASLRQRAVDYAPGDTDLTWTVITPWRAALASAFDTVHTPAVSVVVKGNPVDPSAQLLAGWLSSRLGLYVPVEAAEGKYISSVDLHFGDEYTVTLRNDNYKLIMSRPGQMDSIAPFPNRSTGDVLAEELRRLDADQPYAQALGAVTGHSDLSSRPAVRTHIWNDPALAAQEA, encoded by the coding sequence GCGGGCTCGCACTCACGCTGGTCGTGGTGCTGGACGAGAAGGACACCGCGGACGTCGAGGCGGCGGTCAGCATCGCCGCGGCCAGGCACCCGATGCGGGTCCTCGCCGTGATCCGGCGCCAGCTGGACGCGCCCGTCCCGCGCCTGGACGCCGAGGTCGAGATCGGCGGGCGGTACGGCCCGGTCGAGTCGGTGGTGCTGCGCATGTACGGCCGGCTGGGCCTGCATGCCGAGTCGGTGACGCTGCCGTTGCTGGCGCCGGACGCGCCGGTGGTCACCTGGTGGTACTCCGAAACCCCGCAGGTGATCGCCCAGGACCCGCTGGGCGTGTTCGCCGACCGGCGGATCACCAACGTCATCCGCGACCCCGATCCGGCGGCGTCGCTGCGCCAGCGCGCCGTCGACTACGCCCCCGGGGACACCGACCTGACCTGGACGGTGATCACGCCGTGGCGCGCCGCGCTGGCCTCCGCCTTCGACACGGTGCACACCCCGGCCGTGTCCGTCGTGGTCAAGGGCAACCCGGTCGACCCGTCGGCGCAGCTGCTCGCCGGCTGGCTGTCCAGCCGGCTCGGGCTGTACGTCCCGGTCGAGGCGGCCGAGGGCAAGTACATCTCGTCGGTCGACCTGCACTTCGGCGACGAGTACACCGTCACGCTGCGCAACGACAACTACAAGCTGATCATGAGCCGGCCCGGGCAGATGGACTCCATCGCGCCGTTCCCGAACCGCAGCACCGGTGACGTGCTCGCCGAGGAGCTGCGCCGGCTCGACGCGGACCAGCCGTACGCGCAGGCGCTGGGCGCGGTGACCGGGCACAGCGACCTGAGCAGCCGCCCGGCGGTACGTACCCACATCTGGAACGATCCGGCGCTCGCCGCCCAGGAGGCATGA
- the pgl gene encoding 6-phosphogluconolactonase, whose protein sequence is MSPRETHVEESTEELAAFVAARLVEVLAAAQHEHGRAALALTAGSVMEKVWAALAGSESARALDWSAVDVFWGDERFVPAGAADRNDRPAGEILFGHAPFSAARQFPMPTSDGEYGDDLDAAAAGYARTLHDARRPDDAGEVPSFDVVLLGVGPDGHCCSLFPDHPSSREESGTVIAVRNSPKPPPLRISLSFAGLNAAEQIWAVVNGSGKAEAVARALGGAARTEVPSAGAQGRARTWWLLDRDAASLLPAGPD, encoded by the coding sequence ATGAGCCCTCGTGAAACGCACGTCGAGGAGAGCACCGAGGAGCTGGCCGCCTTCGTCGCGGCGCGACTGGTGGAGGTGCTCGCCGCGGCGCAGCACGAGCACGGCCGGGCGGCCCTCGCGCTCACCGCCGGGTCGGTGATGGAGAAGGTCTGGGCGGCACTGGCCGGCTCGGAGTCCGCCCGTGCACTGGACTGGTCCGCGGTGGACGTGTTCTGGGGTGACGAGCGGTTCGTGCCGGCCGGCGCCGCCGACCGCAACGACCGCCCGGCCGGGGAGATCCTGTTCGGGCACGCGCCCTTCTCGGCCGCCCGGCAGTTCCCGATGCCCACCTCGGACGGCGAGTACGGCGACGACCTGGACGCCGCCGCCGCGGGCTACGCGCGCACGCTGCACGATGCCCGCCGGCCCGACGACGCGGGCGAGGTGCCCAGCTTCGACGTGGTGCTGCTGGGTGTCGGCCCGGACGGGCACTGCTGCTCGCTGTTCCCGGACCACCCCAGCTCGCGCGAGGAGTCCGGGACGGTGATCGCGGTGCGCAACTCGCCGAAACCGCCGCCGCTGCGCATCTCGCTCAGCTTCGCCGGGCTGAACGCGGCCGAGCAGATCTGGGCCGTCGTCAACGGCTCCGGCAAGGCCGAGGCGGTAGCACGGGCGCTCGGCGGTGCAGCGCGCACCGAGGTTCCCTCGGCCGGGGCGCAGGGGCGCGCGCGAACCTGGTGGCTGCTCGATCGCGACGCCGCGAGTCTCCTGCCGGCCGGCCCCGACTGA
- a CDS encoding ABC transporter permease: MNSAIAYPLADSATMLRRNLKRQLRYPSVTVMLIGLPLILLLMFVYVFGGQLGARLPAAAVLPHGRSGYLDFVTPGILVMTVAYAALGTALSIATDMTQGIVARFRTMSISRGAVLTGHVLGTLLQALLGLIVLAGVAVAIGFRPPAGAVEWLAATGILLLFALALAWLSTALGLAAKSVEAASNTPMILTLLPFLGSGFVPTGSLPTGLRQFAQYQPFTPVTDSVRNLLLGGPVADHAIAAVAWSLGIAIAAYLWSVRLYDRRPIR, from the coding sequence ATGAACAGCGCGATCGCGTACCCGCTGGCCGACTCGGCCACGATGCTGCGCCGCAACCTCAAACGCCAGCTGCGCTATCCGTCGGTCACGGTCATGCTCATCGGCCTGCCGCTGATCCTGCTGCTGATGTTCGTCTACGTCTTCGGCGGTCAACTCGGTGCCCGCCTTCCGGCTGCCGCGGTGCTGCCGCACGGCCGCAGCGGGTACCTCGACTTCGTCACCCCGGGAATCCTGGTCATGACCGTCGCCTACGCGGCGCTCGGGACAGCACTCTCGATCGCGACCGACATGACCCAGGGCATCGTGGCCCGCTTCCGCACCATGTCGATCTCCCGTGGCGCCGTGCTCACCGGGCACGTGCTCGGCACGCTGCTGCAGGCACTGCTCGGGCTGATCGTCCTCGCAGGTGTCGCCGTGGCCATCGGCTTCAGACCGCCAGCAGGAGCAGTGGAGTGGCTGGCCGCCACCGGCATCCTCCTGCTGTTCGCGCTCGCGCTGGCCTGGCTGTCCACCGCCCTCGGCTTGGCCGCGAAGAGCGTCGAGGCGGCCAGCAACACACCGATGATCCTGACCCTGCTGCCGTTCCTGGGCAGCGGCTTCGTCCCGACCGGCTCGCTGCCGACCGGGCTACGGCAATTCGCTCAATACCAGCCCTTCACGCCGGTCACCGACAGCGTTCGGAACCTGCTTCTCGGCGGCCCGGTCGCCGACCATGCGATCGCGGCGGTCGCCTGGAGTCTCGGCATCGCGATCGCGGCGTATCTGTGGTCGGTGCGGTTGTACGACCGCCGTCCGATCCGTTAG
- a CDS encoding ATP-binding cassette domain-containing protein — translation MAMAAAIEVSGLQKSFGDHLVLDGVDLDVAQGSVFCLLGPNGAGKSTIVHILATLLRADAGQLTVAGCDVATDPRGVRAAIGVTGQFSAVDELLTGTENLQLMADLLHLDRAAGRRRAGELLRRFELTAAAAKPASTYSGGMRRRLDLAMTLMGTPRLIFLDEPTTGLDPRSRRTMWDSIRGLVRDGVTIFLTTQDLGEADQLADRVAVLDRGRVVAEGTPAELKRRIPGGHVELQFASPGDLDAAGRLLPGAARNEDGLTLQVPGDGSVPGLRALLGQLDDAGIDVANLSIHTPDLDDVFFAVTGRPATVHPDPDPEPQRVAVR, via the coding sequence ATGGCCATGGCTGCGGCGATCGAGGTATCCGGCTTGCAGAAGTCCTTCGGCGACCACCTGGTCCTCGACGGCGTGGACCTGGACGTCGCGCAGGGATCGGTCTTCTGCCTGCTCGGACCCAACGGTGCCGGCAAGAGCACGATCGTGCACATCCTGGCGACGCTGCTGCGCGCCGACGCCGGACAACTGACCGTCGCCGGCTGCGATGTCGCGACCGACCCACGTGGGGTGCGCGCCGCGATCGGCGTCACCGGCCAGTTCTCCGCGGTGGACGAACTGCTCACCGGAACGGAGAACCTGCAACTGATGGCCGATCTGCTCCACCTTGATCGAGCTGCCGGTCGCAGACGAGCCGGCGAACTGCTCCGCCGCTTCGAGCTGACCGCCGCTGCGGCCAAACCGGCGTCGACCTACTCCGGCGGGATGCGCCGCCGGCTGGACCTGGCCATGACCCTGATGGGCACCCCCCGGTTGATCTTCCTCGACGAACCCACGACCGGCCTGGACCCGCGCAGCCGCCGCACCATGTGGGACTCGATCCGTGGCCTGGTGCGCGACGGCGTCACGATCTTCCTCACCACGCAGGACCTGGGCGAGGCAGACCAGCTTGCCGACCGGGTCGCCGTACTTGATCGCGGCCGCGTCGTCGCCGAAGGCACTCCGGCGGAGTTGAAGCGCCGTATCCCCGGCGGCCATGTCGAGTTGCAGTTCGCCTCACCGGGCGACCTCGACGCCGCCGGCCGGCTGCTGCCCGGTGCGGCGCGCAACGAGGACGGCCTGACCCTGCAGGTGCCCGGCGACGGCAGCGTCCCGGGCTTGCGCGCGCTGCTGGGACAACTCGACGATGCGGGCATCGACGTGGCGAACCTGTCCATCCACACCCCGGACCTCGACGACGTGTTCTTCGCGGTCACCGGCCGGCCCGCAACCGTCCACCCGGACCCGGACCCGGAGCCGCAGAGAGTTGCCGTCCGATGA
- a CDS encoding GbsR/MarR family transcriptional regulator has protein sequence MPVDAELTFADHAGRLYARRYGFAPMTGRLLGYLAICDPPEQTIAELADALLASRSAITGAVKALEQLHLLRRSRAAGERMDRVRIDLVSTEAAGFDVSEYAEQADLAREGLKVLEDAPLQRRATLLWWAAFADFLVEKLPDLEKEWIARREALVAAGTLPGASRR, from the coding sequence GTGCCTGTCGATGCTGAGTTGACCTTCGCCGATCATGCGGGCCGGCTGTACGCCCGGCGGTACGGGTTCGCGCCGATGACCGGCCGACTGCTCGGCTATCTCGCAATCTGCGATCCGCCGGAGCAGACCATCGCCGAACTTGCCGACGCGCTCCTGGCCAGTCGCAGCGCGATCACCGGCGCGGTCAAGGCGCTGGAGCAACTGCACCTGCTACGGCGTTCTCGCGCCGCGGGCGAGCGGATGGACCGCGTGCGGATCGACCTGGTGTCCACCGAAGCGGCCGGGTTCGACGTCAGCGAGTACGCCGAACAGGCTGACTTGGCACGTGAGGGTCTGAAGGTGCTCGAGGATGCCCCGCTTCAGCGGCGAGCGACGCTGTTGTGGTGGGCGGCGTTTGCGGACTTCCTGGTCGAGAAGCTGCCCGACCTGGAGAAGGAATGGATTGCGCGACGCGAGGCGCTGGTAGCGGCCGGTACGCTCCCCGGCGCCTCCCGCCGCTGA
- a CDS encoding RNA polymerase-binding protein RbpA — protein MAGGNAIRGSRVGAGPMGERERGESAPRQVVSFFCANGHEVRPAFAVEAVLPDTWDCPRCGYPAGRESTTPPNAPRNEPYKTHLAYVKERRSDADGAAILEEALAKLKARRGEG, from the coding sequence GTGGCAGGTGGCAACGCGATCCGGGGGAGTCGAGTCGGCGCCGGTCCGATGGGCGAGCGGGAGCGCGGCGAGTCCGCCCCCCGCCAGGTGGTCTCGTTCTTCTGCGCCAACGGGCACGAGGTGCGCCCGGCGTTCGCGGTCGAGGCCGTGCTGCCGGACACGTGGGACTGCCCGCGCTGCGGGTACCCGGCCGGTCGCGAGTCCACGACGCCGCCCAACGCACCGCGCAACGAGCCGTACAAGACGCACCTGGCCTACGTGAAGGAGCGCCGCTCGGACGCCGACGGCGCCGCGATCCTGGAAGAGGCGCTGGCCAAGCTCAAGGCGCGCCGCGGCGAGGGCTGA
- the secG gene encoding preprotein translocase subunit SecG, translating into MILTLSIVMVAVSLLLIVLVLLHRGKGGGLSSMLGGSFYSNLSGSSVVERNLDRLTVIAGVVWTICIIGLALLYKNTG; encoded by the coding sequence ATGATCTTGACCCTGTCGATCGTGATGGTCGCCGTGAGCCTGTTGCTCATCGTGCTGGTGTTGCTGCACCGCGGCAAGGGCGGCGGGCTGTCCTCGATGTTGGGCGGCTCGTTCTACTCGAACCTGTCCGGCTCGTCCGTCGTCGAGCGCAACCTGGACCGGCTCACCGTGATCGCCGGCGTCGTGTGGACGATCTGCATCATCGGGTTGGCGCTGCTGTACAAGAACACCGGCTGA
- the tpiA gene encoding triose-phosphate isomerase, with product MNLNHLEAIALVQKIAFSLKEEHYAAVDATVLPPFVDIRSVQTLVDGDRLLLTYGAQDLSPHDSGAYTGDVSGPMLAKLGCTFVVVGHSERRQHHHEDDQLVNAKVRAAFRNGLTPIVCTGESLEIREQLGHLEHCELQIDAALEGVSAEQAASVVIAYEPVWAIGTGRVATPEDAQQVCAAIRRRIAGRFSAEVADAVRILYGGSVKAANAGELLAAPDVDGALVGGASLDGAEFATICLAAGAAGTAGSAR from the coding sequence ATGAACCTGAACCACCTCGAGGCGATCGCGCTGGTGCAGAAGATCGCGTTCAGCCTCAAGGAGGAGCACTACGCCGCGGTCGACGCGACGGTGCTGCCGCCGTTCGTCGACATCCGTAGCGTGCAGACCCTCGTCGACGGCGACCGGCTGCTGCTGACCTACGGCGCGCAGGACCTGTCCCCGCACGATTCGGGCGCCTACACCGGTGACGTGTCCGGCCCGATGCTGGCCAAGCTCGGCTGCACGTTCGTGGTCGTCGGCCACTCGGAGCGGCGCCAGCATCACCACGAAGACGACCAGCTCGTCAACGCCAAGGTGCGCGCCGCGTTCCGCAACGGGCTGACGCCGATCGTGTGCACCGGCGAGTCGCTCGAGATCCGCGAGCAGCTCGGCCACCTCGAGCACTGCGAACTGCAGATCGACGCGGCTCTCGAGGGCGTGAGCGCCGAGCAGGCCGCGTCGGTCGTGATCGCCTACGAGCCGGTCTGGGCGATCGGCACCGGCAGGGTCGCCACGCCGGAGGACGCCCAGCAGGTGTGTGCGGCGATCCGCAGGCGCATCGCCGGACGCTTCTCGGCCGAGGTCGCCGACGCGGTGCGCATCCTCTACGGCGGCTCGGTCAAGGCCGCCAACGCCGGCGAGCTGCTGGCCGCACCGGACGTCGACGGGGCGCTGGTAGGTGGCGCGAGCCTGGACGGCGCCGAGTTCGCCACGATCTGCCTCGCCGCCGGCGCGGCGGGCACGGCGGGTTCGGCGCGCTGA